A stretch of the Lolium perenne isolate Kyuss_39 chromosome 3, Kyuss_2.0, whole genome shotgun sequence genome encodes the following:
- the LOC127342629 gene encoding lysophospholipid acyltransferase LPEAT1 isoform X2, with protein sequence MAVDTATTAPSQPEGGDGAGEAVRPLLSGAPAIEEDEDLDVRYAPYARRDAYGPMGRGPLPAAQVARLMFAAAVLLPLRLIAGMLLVVAYYLVCRVFTLFADVGEEGRPRLHGWRREACLGAGRALSRAMLFVFGFYWIPVCDRSLPNAEDVPENQSEELERPGAIVSNHVSYVDILYHMSASSPSFVAKNSVSKLPLIGLISKCLRCIFVQRESKGSDSRGVSGDVTERVQEVSQYKNSPMVLLFPEGTTTNGDYLLPFKTGAFLAKAPVQPVILRYPYSRFSPAWDSMDGKRHVFFLLCQFANYMEVVRLPVYYPSEQEKEDPRIYANNVRKMLATEGNLVLSNLGLAEKRMYHAALNGLLCQS encoded by the exons ATGGccgtcgacaccgccaccaccgcgCCTTCCCAACCGGAAGGCGGCGACGGCGCCGGCGAGGCCGTGCGGCCCCTCCTCTCTGGCGCGCCCGccattgaggaggatgaggacctGGACGTCAGATACGCGCCGTACGCGCGCCGGGACGCGTACGGGCCGATGGGCCGCGGGCCGCTCCCCGCGGCGCAGGTGGCGCGTCTAATGTTCGCGGCCGCCGTGCTCCTCCCGCTCCGTCTCATTGCCGGGATGCTCCTGGTCGTCGCCTACTACCTCGTGTGCCGCGTGTTCACGCTCTTCGCCGACGTTGGGGAAGAGGGCCGTCCCCGATTACATGGGTGGAGGAGGGAGGCATGTCTGGGTGCTGGCCGTGCATTGTCGCGGGCGATGCTCTTCGTCTTCGGCTTCTACTGGATCCCGGTGTGCGATCGAAGCCTCCCCAATGCAGAG GATGTACCTGAAAATCAGTCTGAAGAACTGGAAAGACCAGGAGCGATTGTGTCTAATCACGTGTCATATGTGGACATTCTCTATCACATGTCAGCTTCTTCTCCGAGTTTTGTTGCTAAG AACTCCGTGTCCAAGTTGCCGTTGATTGGTCTCATAAG CAAATGCCTCAGGTGCATTTTTGTTCAACGAGAATCCAAAGGATCAGATTCTAGAGGCGTCTCAG gtgatgtAACTGAAAGGGTCCAAGAGGTTTCTCAGTACAAGAATTCCCCTATGGTGTTACTCTTTCCTG AGGGTACTACTACTAATGGAGATTACCTTCTGCCGTTTAAAACTGGAGCATTCCTTGCAAAAGCACCAGTTCAACCTGTCATTTTGAGATATCCTTACAGTAGATTTAGTCCAGCCTGGGACTCCATGGACGGG AAGCGTCATGTGTTTTTCCTCCTTTGTCAATTTGCAAATTACATGGAGGTGGTTCGCTTGCCTGTATACTATCCTTCTGAACAAGAAAAGGAGGATCCCAGAATCTATGCCAACAATGTCAGAAAAATGCTAGCAACTGAG GGTAATTTAGTTCTTTCTAATCTTGGGCTGGCGGAAAAGAGGATGTATCATGCGGCACTTAATG GACTATTGTGTCAAAGCTAA
- the LOC127342629 gene encoding lysophospholipid acyltransferase LPEAT1 isoform X1: protein MAVDTATTAPSQPEGGDGAGEAVRPLLSGAPAIEEDEDLDVRYAPYARRDAYGPMGRGPLPAAQVARLMFAAAVLLPLRLIAGMLLVVAYYLVCRVFTLFADVGEEGRPRLHGWRREACLGAGRALSRAMLFVFGFYWIPVCDRSLPNAEDVPENQSEELERPGAIVSNHVSYVDILYHMSASSPSFVAKNSVSKLPLIGLISKCLRCIFVQRESKGSDSRGVSGDVTERVQEVSQYKNSPMVLLFPEGTTTNGDYLLPFKTGAFLAKAPVQPVILRYPYSRFSPAWDSMDGKRHVFFLLCQFANYMEVVRLPVYYPSEQEKEDPRIYANNVRKMLATEGNLVLSNLGLAEKRMYHAALNGNSPRALHQKDD from the exons ATGGccgtcgacaccgccaccaccgcgCCTTCCCAACCGGAAGGCGGCGACGGCGCCGGCGAGGCCGTGCGGCCCCTCCTCTCTGGCGCGCCCGccattgaggaggatgaggacctGGACGTCAGATACGCGCCGTACGCGCGCCGGGACGCGTACGGGCCGATGGGCCGCGGGCCGCTCCCCGCGGCGCAGGTGGCGCGTCTAATGTTCGCGGCCGCCGTGCTCCTCCCGCTCCGTCTCATTGCCGGGATGCTCCTGGTCGTCGCCTACTACCTCGTGTGCCGCGTGTTCACGCTCTTCGCCGACGTTGGGGAAGAGGGCCGTCCCCGATTACATGGGTGGAGGAGGGAGGCATGTCTGGGTGCTGGCCGTGCATTGTCGCGGGCGATGCTCTTCGTCTTCGGCTTCTACTGGATCCCGGTGTGCGATCGAAGCCTCCCCAATGCAGAG GATGTACCTGAAAATCAGTCTGAAGAACTGGAAAGACCAGGAGCGATTGTGTCTAATCACGTGTCATATGTGGACATTCTCTATCACATGTCAGCTTCTTCTCCGAGTTTTGTTGCTAAG AACTCCGTGTCCAAGTTGCCGTTGATTGGTCTCATAAG CAAATGCCTCAGGTGCATTTTTGTTCAACGAGAATCCAAAGGATCAGATTCTAGAGGCGTCTCAG gtgatgtAACTGAAAGGGTCCAAGAGGTTTCTCAGTACAAGAATTCCCCTATGGTGTTACTCTTTCCTG AGGGTACTACTACTAATGGAGATTACCTTCTGCCGTTTAAAACTGGAGCATTCCTTGCAAAAGCACCAGTTCAACCTGTCATTTTGAGATATCCTTACAGTAGATTTAGTCCAGCCTGGGACTCCATGGACGGG AAGCGTCATGTGTTTTTCCTCCTTTGTCAATTTGCAAATTACATGGAGGTGGTTCGCTTGCCTGTATACTATCCTTCTGAACAAGAAAAGGAGGATCCCAGAATCTATGCCAACAATGTCAGAAAAATGCTAGCAACTGAG GGTAATTTAGTTCTTTCTAATCTTGGGCTGGCGGAAAAGAGGATGTATCATGCGGCACTTAATGGTAATAGTCCTCGTGCTCTGCATCAGAAAGATGATTGA
- the LOC127339665 gene encoding uncharacterized protein, whose amino-acid sequence MSSSSSSSSDGVEGDFIAAFQEEYEEEMLNEEVVPRRRRRREFIRRDRLGAHDRLFEDYFADDCNYPPSYFRRRGEAPVVNFTVNGHEYNYGYYLADGIYPSWPVFMKGVTLPQNEKQRVFTAAQSAHRKDVECAFGVLKARFNILAVPGRSYSRRTLGLIMRACVILHNMIIDDERGQNLDNIYETVASNVGPAIHHHAPPSLAARIQMDTEMRESPMYTQLQHDLMEHVWATS is encoded by the exons ATGTCTTCGTCCAGCAGCAGTTCGAGCGACGGAGTGGAGGGTGATTTCATCGCTGCATTCCAGGAGGAGTATGAGGAGGAGATGCTCaacgaggaggtggtgccaagaCGTCGGCGCCGCCGAGAGTTCATCAGGCGTGATCGTCTGGGTGCCCACGATCGGCTCTTcgaggactacttcgccgacgactgCAACTATCCTCCGAGCTACTTTCGGCGAAG GGGAGAAGCACCCGTAGTGAACTTCACGGTGAATGGACACGAGTACAACTATGGTTACTACCTTGCCGACGGCATCTACCCCTCCTGGCCGGTGTTCATGAAAGGTGTTACTCTTCCACAAAATGAAAAGCAGCGAGTGTTCACTGCTGCTCAATCAGCGCATCGCAAAGATGTCGAGTGTGCCTTTGGAGTGCTGAAGGCTAGGTTCAACATTCTAGCAGTTCCGGGACGCTCCTACTCGAGGCGTACTCTTGGATtgatcatgcgtgcatgtgtcattctgcacaacatgatcatcgacgatGAGCGTGGACAAAATTTGGACAACATCTATGAGACAGTTGCTTCAAATGTCGGCCCTGCAATACACCACCATGCACCACCAAGCCTAGCAGCCAGGATTCAGATGGACACCGAGATGAGGGAGTCACCGATGTATACACAGCTCCAGCATGATTTGATGGAGCATGTGTGGGCTACTTCCtag